The sequence below is a genomic window from Nostoc flagelliforme CCNUN1.
AATATTGGCAGCGTGAATAGCCCCAAACTCTCAGTTGTTTTGATGGCAATATAGAGAAATTCTTTGAGAGTAAATTGGCGTTCGGGCATTAATAATTTTAAAGATTCACCGCCAAAGTCTTCTAAAAACATGACTAGACTATTTTCATATCGCTGCAAATTGTATGCTTTAATAACTCCATCGGTATTTAAGGAGCGGGTCACTTCATATTCCTGCTTGTATCGAGTTAGTTCTGAGGGAGTTGGGTAATTTTCCTTGA
It includes:
- a CDS encoding serine/threonine-protein kinase, which gives rise to MKDYQIIQKIYESANSSVYRAIVKPENKPIILKILKENYPTPSELTRYKQEYEVTRSLNTDGVIKAYNLQRYENSLVMFLEDFGGESLKLLMPERQFTLKEFLYIAIKTTESLGLFTLPILYTKILTPLISFIIQKPNNLKSSILVFPPVYHEKIRQLVILND